In a genomic window of Saccharothrix sp. HUAS TT1:
- a CDS encoding BTAD domain-containing putative transcriptional regulator has translation MHRFHRLAKQGRAELAAGSPEVASRLLREALALWRGPALADLVETGTSWPELTALQNARLDAMEDWFEAELACGRHYTAVDELELLVETEPLRERLCGQLMVAQYRSGRQADALRTYSRVRTALAGGLGLEPGKELQSLQRAILAHDPVLAVPTPRAERSAPPPPPARATGQAQISVLMVKVPFPADRREETFERVAATIREKAGALGGVVTGSIGSVTLALFASGADRQNSALRAVRAAAAIRDALHDPAGETTVRAAVVTGPGRPGAEPFEVNGALLGSCEALLANAAAGAVWACDHTRHCTASVVAYRRVSGASLVGWELCAAELTGVDHGAEADADPSECELRLLLGLLGVVRHRNRPHLVTMLSEGEPTILSRFEQVVGAGGDPRPRLIKVGPARGAHAVHASRARILAEVCGVGPNDTSLTVRGRLESMVRCAATSDGEVRRLVDGLLPLLDPDSTPPHGAAEVWRLFLDRLTLDAPLVVVAEDLHRGDEALLDFVAGLADMSRSVPVLVVVAAHPDLLAAKPDWSLRPNTTTLLVESALPYRATGVGVGPKCATGLDEDNPRLIFAI, from the coding sequence GTGCACCGGTTCCACCGGTTGGCCAAACAGGGCAGGGCCGAATTGGCCGCCGGTTCCCCGGAAGTCGCGAGCAGGTTGTTGCGGGAGGCGCTGGCCCTCTGGCGGGGCCCCGCGCTGGCCGACCTGGTGGAGACCGGCACGTCGTGGCCGGAGCTGACCGCGCTGCAGAACGCCCGGCTCGACGCCATGGAGGACTGGTTCGAGGCGGAGCTGGCGTGCGGGCGCCACTACACGGCGGTCGACGAGCTGGAACTGCTGGTGGAGACCGAACCGCTGCGCGAGCGCCTGTGCGGCCAGCTCATGGTGGCCCAGTACCGCAGCGGCAGGCAGGCGGACGCCCTGCGCACGTACTCCAGGGTGCGGACCGCGCTGGCGGGCGGGCTCGGGCTCGAACCGGGCAAGGAGCTCCAGTCCCTCCAGCGCGCGATCCTCGCGCACGACCCCGTCCTGGCCGTCCCGACGCCGCGGGCCGAGCGGTCCGCGCCGCCCCCGCCGCCCGCGCGCGCGACCGGGCAGGCCCAGATCAGCGTGCTCATGGTGAAGGTGCCGTTCCCGGCCGACCGGCGCGAGGAGACCTTCGAACGGGTGGCCGCCACGATCCGGGAGAAGGCGGGCGCCCTGGGCGGCGTGGTGACCGGCTCGATCGGCTCGGTCACGCTGGCGCTGTTCGCCTCGGGCGCCGACCGCCAGAACAGCGCCCTGCGCGCGGTCCGCGCCGCGGCGGCGATCCGGGACGCCTTGCACGACCCGGCCGGCGAGACCACCGTCCGCGCGGCGGTCGTCACCGGACCCGGCCGCCCGGGCGCCGAGCCGTTCGAGGTGAACGGGGCCCTGCTGGGCAGTTGCGAGGCGCTGCTGGCGAACGCGGCCGCGGGCGCGGTCTGGGCGTGCGACCACACCCGGCACTGCACCGCCTCGGTGGTCGCCTACCGCCGGGTCAGCGGGGCCTCGCTGGTCGGCTGGGAGCTGTGCGCGGCCGAGCTGACCGGCGTCGACCACGGCGCCGAGGCCGACGCCGACCCGAGCGAGTGCGAGCTGAGGCTGCTGCTCGGCCTGCTCGGCGTGGTGCGGCACCGCAACCGGCCGCACCTGGTGACCATGCTGAGCGAGGGCGAGCCCACCATCCTGTCCCGGTTCGAGCAGGTGGTCGGCGCGGGCGGGGACCCCCGGCCGCGGTTGATCAAGGTCGGCCCGGCCCGGGGCGCGCACGCGGTGCACGCGTCGCGCGCGCGGATCCTGGCCGAGGTCTGCGGCGTCGGGCCGAACGACACCTCGCTGACCGTGCGCGGCAGGTTGGAGTCGATGGTCCGGTGCGCGGCCACGTCCGACGGCGAGGTCCGCCGCCTGGTCGACGGGCTGCTGCCGCTGCTGGACCCCGACTCGACGCCGCCGCACGGCGCCGCCGAGGTGTGGCGGCTGTTCCTGGACCGGCTGACCCTCGACGCGCCGCTGGTCGTGGTGGCGGAAGACCTGCACCGGGGTGACGAAGCGCTGCTGGACTTCGTCGCCGGCCTGGCCGACATGTCCCGCTCGGTGCCGGTCCTGGTGGTCGTCGCGGCCCACCCGGACCTGCTGGCCGCCAAACCGGACTGGAGCCTGCGCCCGAACACCACCACGCTGCTGGTGGAGAGCGCGCTGCCGTACCGCGCCACCGGGGTCGGGGTGGGGCCCAAGTGCGCGACGGGCCTGGACGAGGACAACCCGCGCCTGATCTTCGCCATCTGA
- a CDS encoding acyl-CoA dehydrogenase family protein, which produces MSTSESLASVLDAVRDLVPTLRNNGAEAERNGWIPDENIALQEKAGVFRMAVPARFGGLDLPAADKVRVLTEIARGCGSTGWVSMVWVHSAWTVTLFPDKAQEEVFASGSVRVSSAFAPTGKLTRTEGGYLLNGRWAFNTGIKGADWNLAAAMVENPDGSHGELMALVPVGDLSIVDDWDVVAAGGTGSATSVAEDVFVPEHRALDFEHAMSNTTPGRSNGGADGRDYGLMSLVMAEVSAVFVGMARGAYELFLERLPGRGITYTSWTDQSEHPLTHIQVATAKNKIDAAESLSSLWLTPIQERADAGEQLSLDEKSIVRGQTTFAAQLAKEAVELLHTASGASVIRRSVPFQRFHRDIQGMSLHALVQFNANMELQGRVLLGKDPDTVFI; this is translated from the coding sequence ATGTCGACGAGCGAGTCGCTGGCGTCCGTGCTGGACGCCGTGCGAGACCTGGTCCCCACCCTCAGGAACAACGGCGCGGAAGCCGAGCGGAACGGCTGGATACCGGACGAGAACATCGCGCTGCAGGAGAAGGCGGGCGTGTTCCGGATGGCGGTGCCCGCCCGGTTCGGCGGCCTCGACCTGCCCGCCGCGGACAAGGTGCGGGTGCTCACCGAGATCGCCCGGGGCTGCGGTTCGACCGGCTGGGTGTCGATGGTGTGGGTGCACAGCGCCTGGACGGTGACGCTGTTCCCGGACAAGGCGCAGGAGGAGGTGTTCGCGAGCGGGTCGGTGCGCGTGTCCAGCGCGTTCGCCCCCACCGGCAAGCTGACCCGCACCGAGGGCGGCTACCTGCTCAACGGCCGGTGGGCGTTCAACACCGGGATCAAGGGCGCCGACTGGAACCTGGCCGCGGCCATGGTGGAGAACCCGGACGGGTCGCACGGCGAGCTGATGGCGCTCGTCCCCGTCGGCGACCTGTCCATCGTGGACGACTGGGACGTCGTGGCGGCGGGCGGGACCGGCAGCGCGACCTCGGTCGCCGAGGACGTGTTCGTGCCGGAGCACCGGGCGCTGGACTTCGAGCACGCGATGTCCAACACCACGCCGGGCCGCTCCAACGGCGGCGCGGACGGCCGCGACTACGGCCTGATGAGCCTGGTGATGGCAGAGGTGTCGGCCGTGTTCGTCGGCATGGCCCGGGGCGCGTACGAGCTGTTCCTCGAACGGCTGCCCGGTCGCGGCATCACCTACACCTCCTGGACCGACCAGAGCGAGCACCCGCTCACCCACATCCAGGTGGCCACCGCCAAGAACAAGATCGACGCCGCCGAGTCGCTGTCCTCGCTCTGGTTGACCCCGATCCAGGAGCGCGCCGACGCGGGCGAGCAGCTGTCGCTGGACGAGAAGTCGATCGTCCGCGGCCAGACCACCTTCGCGGCCCAGCTCGCCAAGGAGGCGGTCGAGCTGCTGCACACCGCCAGCGGCGCGTCGGTGATCCGGCGCTCGGTGCCGTTCCAGCGGTTCCACCGCGACATCCAGGGGATGTCGCTGCACGCGCTGGTCCAGTTCAACGCCAACATGGAGCTCCAGGGCCGGGTGCTGCTCGGCAAGGACCCCGACACCGTGTTCATCTGA
- a CDS encoding cytochrome P450, translating to MAAPALSPGLFSAEFYQNPYPAFGWLRENSPVHAFRFPVGDVPTWMLTRYEDVKEFLGDSRFSTSGATYANDAARAAGMVFAAGTAVETILTVLDPPDHTRVRKLAMSAFTPRRTEQWRETVARISERALDRLAEADEPDVMDYASSVPAEVMGEILGMPLERFTDMLHAIDRAFGTDPDLIEDRKKAFEEIGEYGRELIEEKRKRPSDDLTSTFIRARDGEDRLSEDELVAMVALMIMAGLDTSRGLIGSATLGLLTHPDQRDLLLSRPELTPSAVEEFLRYEGAFTSALIRFAKEDVEFKGTHIPKGSPVLASILSANRDPEAFPDPDRVDITRTGARHIGLGHGLHNCLGAALARMEIGTAVPALFTRFPKLELAVPHEEVPYVPTWLIRSVASMPVRLNA from the coding sequence ATGGCTGCCCCTGCATTGTCGCCCGGTTTGTTCAGCGCCGAGTTCTACCAGAACCCCTACCCGGCTTTCGGTTGGCTGCGGGAGAATTCCCCGGTGCACGCTTTCCGGTTCCCGGTCGGTGACGTGCCGACGTGGATGCTCACCCGGTACGAGGATGTCAAGGAATTCCTGGGTGATTCGAGGTTCAGCACCTCGGGGGCGACCTACGCCAATGACGCGGCCAGGGCGGCGGGCATGGTGTTCGCCGCGGGCACGGCGGTGGAGACGATCCTCACCGTGCTCGACCCGCCGGACCACACCAGGGTGCGCAAGCTCGCGATGAGCGCGTTCACCCCGCGCCGCACCGAGCAGTGGCGCGAGACCGTGGCGCGGATCTCCGAGCGCGCCCTCGACCGGCTCGCCGAGGCGGACGAGCCGGACGTGATGGACTACGCGAGCTCCGTGCCCGCCGAGGTGATGGGCGAGATCCTCGGCATGCCGCTGGAGCGGTTCACCGACATGCTGCACGCGATCGACCGCGCCTTCGGCACCGACCCGGACCTCATCGAGGACCGGAAGAAGGCGTTCGAGGAGATCGGCGAGTACGGCCGCGAGCTGATCGAGGAGAAGCGCAAGCGACCGTCGGACGACCTCACCAGCACGTTCATCCGGGCCAGGGACGGCGAGGACCGGCTGAGCGAGGACGAGCTGGTCGCCATGGTGGCGCTCATGATCATGGCCGGGCTGGACACCTCGCGCGGTCTGATCGGTTCGGCCACCCTGGGCCTGCTGACCCACCCGGACCAGCGGGACCTGCTGCTGTCCCGGCCGGAGCTGACGCCGTCCGCGGTGGAGGAGTTCCTGCGCTACGAGGGCGCGTTCACGAGCGCGTTGATCCGGTTCGCCAAGGAGGACGTCGAGTTCAAGGGGACGCACATCCCCAAGGGCTCGCCGGTGCTGGCGTCGATCCTGTCCGCCAACCGGGACCCCGAGGCGTTCCCCGACCCGGACCGGGTCGACATCACCCGCACCGGCGCCCGGCACATCGGGCTCGGCCACGGCCTGCACAACTGCCTCGGCGCCGCGCTGGCCAGGATGGAGATCGGCACCGCGGTCCCTGCGCTGTTCACCCGGTTCCCGAAGCTGGAGCTGGCGGTGCCGCACGAGGAGGTGCCGTACGTGCCGACCTGGCTGATCCGCTCGGTGGCCTCGATGCCGGTGCGGTTGAACGCGTGA
- a CDS encoding ferredoxin codes for MRARLEVDQATCRGSGLCYAMAPDLFGSDPSGRGVVAEPELEDADDIAMAQDVIDCCPTEAVRLTVLADD; via the coding sequence GTGAGGGCGCGGCTGGAGGTGGACCAGGCGACCTGCCGCGGTTCCGGCCTGTGCTACGCGATGGCCCCCGACCTGTTCGGCTCCGACCCGTCCGGTCGGGGCGTGGTGGCCGAACCGGAGCTGGAGGACGCGGACGACATCGCGATGGCGCAGGACGTCATCGACTGCTGCCCGACCGAGGCCGTGCGGCTCACCGTGCTCGCCGACGACTGA
- a CDS encoding maleylpyruvate isomerase N-terminal domain-containing protein has product MTFSWAALPTSAAAEAIAVLEKGADQDWNRPAGDTHWSCRGIVDHILLGVVGYAGLLIAQPANRYMAVTAGLNRHASIPECLEALAIANTFVASAVREATPEARAFHPYGTSDRTGFAAMAALETLVHSHDIVRTLGFDWTPSDELSAPVVERLFPEAPTGHPAGLTLLWATGRIPLPGVPQRPREGWRWDGSVRD; this is encoded by the coding sequence GTGACGTTCTCGTGGGCCGCTCTGCCGACCTCGGCAGCCGCCGAAGCCATCGCCGTCCTGGAGAAGGGGGCCGACCAGGACTGGAACCGCCCGGCCGGCGACACGCACTGGTCCTGCCGCGGCATCGTCGACCACATCCTGCTCGGTGTCGTCGGGTACGCGGGCCTGCTGATCGCCCAGCCCGCCAACCGCTACATGGCGGTGACCGCCGGGCTCAACCGCCACGCCTCGATCCCGGAGTGCCTGGAAGCCCTCGCCATCGCCAACACCTTCGTGGCGTCGGCGGTGCGGGAGGCCACGCCGGAGGCGCGCGCGTTCCACCCGTACGGCACGTCCGACCGCACCGGGTTCGCCGCCATGGCGGCCCTGGAGACCCTGGTGCACTCGCACGACATCGTGCGGACCCTCGGCTTCGACTGGACCCCGTCGGACGAGCTGAGCGCGCCGGTGGTCGAGCGGCTGTTCCCGGAGGCGCCCACCGGCCACCCGGCGGGCCTGACCCTGCTGTGGGCCACCGGCCGCATCCCGCTGCCCGGCGTGCCGCAGCGGCCGCGCGAGGGTTGGCGCTGGGACGGCTCCGTCCGCGACTGA
- a CDS encoding helix-turn-helix domain-containing protein, whose protein sequence is MGAGSVAVAVVDDTAITPLELYEVGIACAIFGVPQPDLADPWYELRLCGPRPHARPAGGPGFALVTPYGFDDLVGADTVIVPSVPDACVDGDREIPPELVAALRRAAASGARVVSLCNGAFALAAAGLLDGRRATAHWLHTAELARRHPSVDVDDSVLYVDGGDVLTSAGLSAGLDLCLHLVRLDLGARVANEVARRMVVPAHRGGGQAQFVASAVPAADSHGLGPVLDWAVDRLGDPITVDDLAYRAGMSPRTFFRRLRAATGTTPLRWLLQQRLSRAQSLLESTDLPVERISELSGLGSAANLRRHFTARFRVSPTAYRRAFSAPGNGVPAPRPPGGGRAVVGR, encoded by the coding sequence ATGGGCGCGGGGTCGGTCGCGGTGGCGGTGGTGGACGACACGGCCATCACGCCCCTGGAGCTCTACGAGGTGGGCATCGCCTGCGCGATATTCGGTGTGCCGCAACCGGACCTGGCCGATCCGTGGTACGAGCTGCGCCTGTGCGGACCGCGCCCGCACGCCCGGCCGGCCGGTGGCCCGGGTTTCGCGCTGGTCACCCCGTACGGCTTCGACGACCTGGTCGGCGCGGACACGGTGATCGTCCCGTCGGTGCCGGACGCGTGCGTGGACGGGGACCGGGAGATCCCGCCGGAACTGGTGGCGGCGTTGCGCCGGGCGGCGGCGTCGGGGGCCCGGGTGGTGTCGCTGTGCAACGGGGCCTTCGCCCTCGCCGCCGCCGGCCTGCTCGACGGGCGCCGGGCGACCGCGCACTGGCTGCACACCGCGGAGCTGGCCCGCCGCCACCCGTCGGTCGACGTGGACGACTCCGTGCTGTACGTGGACGGCGGCGACGTGCTGACCAGCGCGGGGCTGAGCGCGGGGCTGGACCTGTGCCTGCACCTGGTGCGCCTCGACCTCGGCGCGCGGGTGGCCAACGAGGTCGCCCGGCGGATGGTGGTGCCCGCGCACCGCGGCGGCGGTCAGGCGCAGTTCGTCGCCAGCGCGGTGCCGGCGGCGGACAGCCACGGCCTGGGACCGGTCCTCGACTGGGCGGTCGACCGGTTGGGCGACCCGATCACCGTGGACGACCTCGCCTACCGCGCCGGGATGAGCCCGCGCACGTTCTTCCGCCGGTTGCGGGCCGCGACGGGCACCACGCCGCTGCGCTGGTTGCTGCAGCAGCGGTTGTCCCGCGCCCAGTCGCTGCTGGAGTCGACCGACCTGCCGGTCGAGCGGATCAGCGAGCTGAGCGGACTGGGCAGCGCGGCGAACCTGCGCCGCCACTTCACCGCGCGGTTCCGGGTGTCGCCCACCGCGTACCGCCGCGCGTTCTCCGCGCCGGGCAACGGAGTTCCGGCCCCGCGACCGCCCGGCGGTGGCCGCGCAGTGGTCGGGCGGTGA
- a CDS encoding flavin monoamine oxidase family protein, producing the protein MDHANQGRAVGRRTALKALGATALAGVGIGAATPSAAAAEPRGGSRSTGDDVIVIGAGYAGVTAARELRAAGLRPIILEARDRIGGRIWTETYAGQSIELGGQWLSERHTRAFAELRRYGIGTVPGGLAPTRGFYPTTRGAQEFDLATAGPHGDGLLARLFQGSRHYFPHPEDPLRRRDLLSGVDLLSLRDGINALGLDAQDKLWLTGMTAVYSGGSNAFGGLTSMAQWWALAGWSTPGWHSLLDHRPVGGMGGVLDRMLVDADARLHLNSPVVSVTDHGGEVTVVTRSGAVHRAPSAVVAIPVNTWRTISFSPGLPLAHRRASAQTMGVPRATKLMIRIAGDLGDVTAIGTEGSTMSWVMPQARLDNGDLLLVGFSTDPTINPADVAGVQSRLRTILPGATVRGARGHQWESDPYALGGWGLRRPGQLIGLWPDVEQPHGRVAFATGDIASGWNGAFIDGAIESGYRAAAQALAIR; encoded by the coding sequence ATGGACCACGCGAACCAGGGCCGCGCGGTCGGTCGGCGCACGGCGCTCAAGGCGCTCGGCGCGACCGCGTTGGCCGGCGTCGGGATCGGCGCCGCCACACCGTCCGCAGCGGCAGCGGAACCCCGCGGCGGCAGCCGCTCCACCGGTGACGACGTGATCGTCATCGGCGCCGGCTACGCCGGTGTCACCGCGGCCCGCGAGCTGCGCGCGGCCGGTCTGCGCCCGATCATCCTCGAAGCCCGCGACCGGATCGGCGGTCGGATCTGGACCGAGACCTACGCGGGCCAGTCGATCGAGCTCGGCGGCCAGTGGCTCAGCGAGCGGCACACCAGGGCGTTCGCCGAGCTGCGGCGGTACGGCATCGGCACCGTCCCCGGCGGTCTCGCGCCGACCCGGGGCTTCTACCCGACGACGCGCGGGGCGCAGGAGTTCGACCTGGCCACGGCGGGTCCCCACGGCGACGGCCTGTTAGCGAGGCTGTTCCAGGGTTCCCGGCACTACTTCCCGCACCCGGAGGACCCGCTGCGGCGACGGGACCTGCTGTCCGGGGTGGACCTGCTGTCGCTGCGCGACGGCATCAACGCCCTCGGCCTCGACGCGCAGGACAAGCTGTGGCTGACCGGCATGACCGCGGTCTACTCGGGTGGCAGCAACGCGTTCGGCGGCCTGACCTCCATGGCCCAGTGGTGGGCGCTCGCGGGCTGGTCGACGCCCGGCTGGCACTCGCTGCTGGACCACCGCCCGGTCGGCGGCATGGGCGGCGTGCTCGACCGGATGCTGGTGGACGCCGACGCGCGGTTGCACCTGAACAGCCCGGTCGTCTCGGTCACCGACCACGGTGGCGAGGTCACGGTCGTCACCAGGTCCGGCGCGGTGCACCGGGCGCCGTCGGCGGTGGTCGCGATCCCGGTGAACACGTGGCGCACCATCAGCTTCTCGCCGGGGCTCCCGCTCGCCCACCGCCGGGCGTCGGCGCAGACGATGGGCGTGCCGAGGGCGACCAAGCTGATGATCAGGATCGCGGGCGACCTCGGTGACGTGACGGCGATCGGGACCGAGGGCTCCACGATGTCCTGGGTCATGCCGCAGGCCCGGCTGGACAACGGGGACCTGCTGCTGGTCGGCTTCAGCACCGACCCCACCATCAACCCGGCCGACGTCGCGGGCGTCCAATCGCGACTGCGCACGATCCTGCCGGGGGCGACCGTCCGCGGCGCCCGGGGCCACCAGTGGGAGTCGGACCCGTACGCGCTGGGCGGGTGGGGCCTGCGCAGGCCGGGGCAGCTGATCGGCCTGTGGCCGGACGTCGAGCAGCCGCACGGCCGGGTGGCCTTCGCCACCGGTGACATCGCCTCCGGCTGGAACGGCGCGTTCATCGACGGCGCCATCGAGTCCGGCTACCGCGCCGCCGCGCAGGCGCTCGCCATCCGCTGA
- a CDS encoding MFS transporter: MSPIPLQFARSSRPHRGRPARRRKFVAIGRRISGGRPVYLHVSEQTAAAPTDKTTTTPDPRRWQALALLCTAYFMIIVDSQIVILALPAIESDLGFTTTGSQWVMSAYLLSFGGLLLFGGRTADLLGGRRMFMVGTTLFLLASVLCGFAWTGGVLIAARVVQGIAAAIMAPTAMAVLMATFPEGKERNRAIGIWTGIGAFGATAALLIGGTITEGLGWEWIFFINIPLAGIPLLIGPKLLRETTIREGKKSFDPLGAITITGALVCLVYAVVEAPAAGWGSARTLGFLGGAIVLLALFIVIERSVKTPLVPLKVFRIGSLVNGNLMMLLVSMSLYGGALMMSVYAQQVLGWSAVQFGLSTAVYSFMSVVGSNLSGPLTTKFGYKKVAVLGGLALALGAFMLSRVTPDGNYWVELFPAMVVFGWGIGTTVVASAIAALSNVPADQAGLASGINNSVFQIGAAFGIALCSTVLVAYTDTTEAIAKVGLNEGVQAAFLGSFVFAVAAVLVAIVLNLMKDRSAEPTSKPVVTH; the protein is encoded by the coding sequence GTGTCACCGATCCCCCTCCAGTTCGCACGCAGTTCCCGGCCTCACAGAGGTAGACCGGCGCGGCGGCGGAAATTCGTCGCGATCGGACGACGAATTTCCGGCGGGCGCCCGGTCTACCTCCACGTGTCCGAGCAAACGGCCGCTGCGCCAACCGACAAGACGACCACGACCCCCGACCCCCGCCGTTGGCAAGCGCTGGCCTTGCTGTGCACGGCTTACTTCATGATCATCGTCGACTCGCAGATCGTCATCCTGGCACTGCCGGCGATCGAGTCCGACCTGGGCTTCACCACGACCGGATCGCAGTGGGTGATGAGCGCCTACCTGCTGAGCTTCGGCGGCCTCCTGCTGTTCGGCGGCCGGACTGCCGACCTGCTGGGCGGTCGGCGGATGTTCATGGTCGGCACCACCCTGTTCCTCCTCGCGTCCGTGCTCTGCGGGTTCGCCTGGACCGGCGGCGTGCTGATCGCGGCCCGCGTCGTGCAGGGCATCGCGGCGGCCATCATGGCCCCCACCGCGATGGCCGTGCTGATGGCGACCTTCCCCGAGGGCAAGGAGCGCAACCGCGCCATCGGGATCTGGACCGGCATCGGCGCGTTCGGCGCCACCGCCGCGCTGCTCATCGGCGGCACCATCACCGAGGGCCTCGGCTGGGAGTGGATCTTCTTCATCAACATCCCGCTGGCGGGCATCCCGCTGCTGATCGGCCCGAAGCTGCTGCGCGAGACCACCATCCGCGAGGGCAAGAAGTCGTTCGACCCGCTGGGCGCCATCACCATCACCGGTGCGCTGGTCTGCCTGGTGTACGCGGTCGTCGAGGCGCCCGCGGCCGGGTGGGGTTCCGCGCGGACCCTGGGCTTCCTGGGCGGCGCGATCGTGCTGCTGGCGCTGTTCATCGTGATCGAGCGCAGCGTGAAGACCCCGCTGGTCCCGCTGAAGGTGTTCCGGATCGGCTCGCTCGTCAACGGCAACCTGATGATGCTGCTGGTGTCGATGAGCCTCTACGGCGGCGCGCTGATGATGTCCGTCTACGCGCAGCAGGTGCTCGGCTGGTCCGCCGTCCAGTTCGGCCTGAGCACCGCCGTCTACTCGTTCATGTCCGTGGTCGGCTCGAACCTCTCCGGTCCGCTGACGACCAAGTTCGGCTACAAGAAGGTGGCCGTGCTGGGCGGGCTGGCGCTGGCGCTGGGCGCGTTCATGCTGTCCCGCGTGACCCCGGACGGCAACTACTGGGTGGAGCTGTTCCCGGCCATGGTCGTGTTCGGCTGGGGCATCGGCACCACGGTGGTGGCCTCGGCGATCGCGGCCCTGTCCAACGTGCCCGCCGACCAGGCGGGCCTCGCCTCGGGCATCAACAACTCGGTGTTCCAGATCGGCGCCGCGTTCGGCATCGCGCTGTGCAGCACGGTGCTGGTGGCCTACACCGACACCACCGAGGCGATCGCCAAGGTCGGCCTCAACGAGGGCGTCCAGGCCGCGTTCCTGGGCTCGTTCGTCTTCGCGGTGGCCGCCGTGCTCGTCGCGATCGTCCTCAACCTGATGAAGGACCGCTCCGCGGAGCCGACCTCGAAGCCGGTCGTCACGCACTGA
- a CDS encoding TIGR03086 family metal-binding protein yields MIDGDDPLVLLGRRRGLLEGATRYARHVTAQVTRRQLALPTPCADWDLLQLLWHVNESVAALREAIEQFCVFPEPVSPDPAGVHDVLRAFDWETSLLLQSWDEAAYGADTTVAVGRYPVHGMVLANTGALEIAVHGWDVASACDLPEPIPAGLAADLFAVARKVVPLPRYPQFGPEVACPGDACASDRLVAFLGRRPASWCPKRGTGGGSVMTGACEDLFSETF; encoded by the coding sequence GTGATCGACGGTGACGACCCACTGGTCCTGCTGGGCAGGCGGAGGGGTCTGCTGGAAGGCGCGACCCGGTACGCCCGCCACGTGACCGCGCAGGTCACCCGGCGCCAGCTCGCGCTGCCCACGCCCTGCGCGGACTGGGACCTGCTGCAGCTGCTGTGGCACGTGAACGAGTCGGTGGCGGCGCTGCGCGAGGCGATCGAGCAGTTCTGCGTGTTCCCCGAGCCCGTGTCGCCCGACCCGGCCGGGGTGCACGACGTGCTGCGCGCCTTCGACTGGGAGACCTCCCTGCTGCTCCAGTCCTGGGACGAGGCGGCCTACGGCGCGGACACCACGGTGGCGGTCGGCCGGTACCCGGTGCACGGCATGGTGCTGGCCAACACCGGCGCCCTGGAGATCGCGGTGCACGGGTGGGACGTGGCCAGCGCGTGCGACCTGCCGGAGCCGATCCCCGCCGGGCTCGCGGCGGACCTGTTCGCGGTGGCCCGGAAGGTGGTGCCGCTGCCCCGGTACCCGCAGTTCGGGCCGGAGGTGGCGTGTCCGGGCGACGCGTGCGCGAGCGACCGGCTGGTGGCGTTCCTCGGCAGGCGGCCCGCGTCGTGGTGCCCGAAGCGGGGAACCGGCGGTGGGTCGGTGATGACCGGCGCTTGTGAGGATCTGTTCAGCGAGACGTTCTAG
- a CDS encoding flavin reductase family protein, translating to MPETETALAPPLRAVMSRFATGVVVLTSGGAHANAMTANAFTSLSLDPPMVLACVARTATMHRSITAARRFAVSLLSAGQEDLARRFADSSRPRGDALFSAVGVRPGPVTGAPLLEGALAWLECELDQDYRAGTHSIFVGRVVSAEFGADDATSMVYLGGKFHRPTP from the coding sequence ATGCCCGAGACCGAGACCGCCTTGGCGCCACCGCTGCGCGCGGTGATGTCCCGCTTCGCCACCGGGGTGGTCGTGCTCACCTCGGGCGGGGCGCACGCCAACGCCATGACGGCCAACGCGTTCACGTCGCTGTCCCTGGACCCGCCGATGGTGCTGGCGTGCGTGGCGCGCACCGCCACCATGCACCGGTCGATCACCGCCGCGCGGCGGTTCGCGGTGTCGCTGCTCAGCGCCGGGCAGGAGGACCTGGCCCGCCGGTTCGCCGACAGCTCCAGGCCGCGCGGCGACGCGCTGTTCTCGGCGGTGGGGGTGCGGCCGGGCCCGGTCACCGGCGCCCCGCTGCTGGAGGGCGCCCTGGCGTGGCTGGAGTGCGAGCTGGACCAGGACTACCGGGCCGGAACGCACTCGATCTTCGTGGGACGGGTGGTGTCCGCGGAGTTCGGCGCCGACGACGCGACGTCGATGGTGTACCTCGGCGGGAAGTTCCACCGGCCGACGCCGTAA
- a CDS encoding nuclear transport factor 2 family protein, whose protein sequence is MTAIPLDHDKPDLTGDTETQNDIFLQVFNSGDGALFDRLYRDDAISNFSGEPLTGEARREFFVGFIGAKPTLEARVTHSYVAGDVALIGVDFKVEGTDPEGKPFTIEGKCTDVLRKVEDGRWLMAVDRPVAAGGLLPE, encoded by the coding sequence ATGACCGCCATCCCGCTCGACCACGACAAGCCCGACCTGACCGGCGACACCGAGACGCAGAACGACATCTTCCTCCAGGTGTTCAACTCCGGCGACGGCGCCCTGTTCGACCGGCTCTACCGGGACGACGCCATCTCGAACTTCTCCGGCGAGCCGCTGACCGGCGAGGCGCGGCGCGAGTTCTTCGTCGGGTTCATCGGCGCGAAGCCGACGCTGGAGGCGCGGGTGACGCACTCGTACGTCGCCGGCGACGTGGCCCTGATCGGCGTGGACTTCAAGGTGGAGGGCACCGACCCGGAGGGGAAGCCGTTCACCATCGAGGGCAAGTGCACCGACGTGCTGCGCAAGGTCGAGGACGGCCGGTGGCTGATGGCCGTCGACCGCCCGGTGGCCGCCGGTGGCCTGCTGCCGGAGTGA